Proteins encoded in a region of the Oscarella lobularis chromosome 17, ooOscLobu1.1, whole genome shotgun sequence genome:
- the LOC136197298 gene encoding nucleoside diphosphate kinase 6-like, whose amino-acid sequence MAVRFQRTLAILKPDLFRYPSRVEIIKDIISRENFHVIRSKVTTLSAAEAEAFYKEHRGKFFYNRLIHSMTSGQMEAMILGRVNAVEHWRLLMGPTKIYKAIINEPRSIRSRFGSTDTRNAVHGSASDLDARREINLVFPVVVVLSGAYVAPSRALQFFSSAGY is encoded by the exons ATGGCCGTTCGATTTCAGCGAACGCTCGCAATTCTTAAGCCCGATCTCTTTAGATACCCATCGCGTGTTGAA ATAATAAAGGATATAATTTCTCGCGAAAATTTCCACGTGATCCGATCCAAAGTAACAACATTGTCAGCAGCGGAAGCGGAAGCTTTCTATAAAGAGCATAGAG GAAAATTCTTCTACAACCGACTTATTCATTCAATGACCAG CGGTCAAATGGAAGCTATGATACTAGGTAGAGTCAATGCTGTGGAACACTGGAGGCTTCTAATGGGACCGACAAAGATATATAA AGCTATTATAAATGAACCTCGCAGTATACGGAGTCGTTTTGGGAGTACAGATACTCGGAATGCTGTCCATGGTTCGG CGTCGGATTTGGATGCAAGAAGGGAAATTAATCTCGTGTTTCCTG TTGTTGTCGTCTTGTCTGGAGCGTACGTAGCTCCCTCTCGAGCTCTTCAATTCTTTTCGTCTGCAGG GTATTAA
- the LOC136197297 gene encoding acyl-protein thioesterase 1-like, giving the protein MASHVPTVLASARHTATVIFLHGLGDTGHGWCEGFAQIKSDHIKYMCPTASTMPVSINMGMRMPSWFDIYGLTADSKEDEVGIKKAADKIRAMIDVEIQNGIPSHRIILGGFSQGGALALYTALTHKEKLGGIVALSSFLPLHKAFPKECGPTKDSPIFQAHGDGDLVVPYLFGVMSSEVLKTFCSKSEFKTYRGLQHGSSTEEMRDVKGFIDRVLPSDGKL; this is encoded by the exons ATGGCGTCGCACGTGCCAACAGTTTTAGCCTCGGCGAGACACACAGCAACA GTGATATTTTTGCACGGGCTCGGAGACACGGG TCACGGATGGtgcgaaggcttcgctcaaATCAAATCCGATCACATCAAATACATGTGTCCAACAGC cTCCACTATGCCAGTTTCGATTAATATGGGAATGAGGATGCCTTCTTGGTTTGATATCTATGGATTGACAGCGGATTCAAAAGAAGATGAAGTGGGAATCAAAAAAGCAGCAGAtaaaa TTAGAGCAATGATTGACGTTGAAATTCAAAACGGAATTCCAAGTCACCGAATCATTTTGG ggGGGTTTTCTCAGGGCGGAGCTCTGGCTTTATACACGGCTCTGACCCATAAGGAAAAGCTGGGTGGCATTGTGGCTCTCagctcttttcttcctctacATAAAGCGTTTCCTAAAGAATGCGGGCCTACGAAGGATAGCCCAATATTTCAGGCTCACGGAGACGGAGATCTTGTTGTGCCTTATCTATTTGGCGTCATGTCAAGCGAAGTATTGAAGACCTTCTGTTCAAAATCTGAATTTAAGACCTATAGAGGATTGCAACATGGGTCGTCCACGGAG GAAATGAGAGATGTGAAGGGTTTTATTGATAGGGTATTGCCTAGTGATGGAAAACTGTGA
- the LOC136197286 gene encoding uncharacterized protein, translated as MEQLKGRVLIFSLPTCPSCRRAKAKLNDLGIPFEDVNVHKYPERGEEIRERTGRKTVPQIFFNAIHVGGWDDFSMIIENGKLDDLLSEVENNEPPDDAPKPVPEESSEEDRKTPPPGPYVLSCEISDEELAALKCEPDEYAHLVREIKQSGLVKDHKYHLRTYKNCFVGRELVNWLMKRRGGKLRMDAIQMGRELVKRHFCRHVTEDHDFKDEYLFYRFVEDSKRNALNMEYVTECEPYPANVVAEHLRGLILQLYGEFLSADGRGVNYSGMGKSSKFAAYVKATAQLQRVDVSRLNRSEKIAFFVNIYNALVIHANVSRGPPTNLWQRYKFFNYTSYVIGGYIYSLQDIENGVLRANRKGVGQLKRPFKRNDPRAKISLVRHEPRIHFALVCGAKSCPPIKTYSAENIESELQLASEAFFEGGGCVIDMRKKEISLSAILKWYKIDFGINTEEVLKWIAAHMSAGTTQTNLLKCIQEKSYKVSYQHYNWDLNSS; from the exons ATGGAACAACTGAAAGGACGCGTTCTCATATTCTCCCTTCCAACGTGCCCATCGTGTCGTcgcgcgaaagcgaagctAAACGATCTCGGCATTCCCTTCGAAGACGTAAACGTCCACAAATACCCCGAACGCGGCGAGGAGATACGCGAACGCACGGGCCGCAAAACCGTACCGCAAATCTTCTTCAACGCGATTCACGTCGGCGGCTGGGACGACTTCAGTATGATC ATTGAAAACGGGAAATTAGACGATTTGCTGTCGGAAGTCGAGAACAACGAACCCCCGGATGACGCACCAAAGCCGGTCCCGGAAGAATCGTCGGAAGAAGACA GAAAAACTCCTCCTCCTGGTCCCTATGTATTGTCCTGTGAAA TCAGTGATGAAGAGTTGGCCGCGCTCAAATGCGAACCGGACGAATACGCGCATCTCGTACGAGAAATCAAGCAGTCGGGTCTCGTCAAAGATCACAAGTATCATCTCCGAACGTATAAGAATTGTTTCGTGGGTCGAGAGCTCGTCAATTGGCTCATGAAACGACGCGGCGGAAAGCTGCGCATGGATGCAATTCAAATGGGTCGCGAATTGGTCAAACGTCATTTttgtcgtcacgtgaccgaaGATCACGATTTCAAGGACGAGTATTTGTTCTATCGTTTCGTGGAGGATAGCAAGCGAAATGCTCTCAATATGGAATACGTCACGGAATGCGAACCCTATCCAG CTAATGTTGTTGCTGAGCACTTGCGCGGGCTCATACTTCAACTATACGGGGAATTCTTATCGGCCGATGGAAGA GGTGTCAATTATTCGGGCATGGGAAAGAGCTCCAAGTTCGCTGCCTACGTCAAAGCGACAGCTCAGCTTCAACGCGTTGACGTCAGTCGATTAAATCGAAGTGAAAAAATTGCCTTTTTCGTTAATATTTACAACGCTTTGGTCATTCACGCCAACGTGTCACGTGGTCCCCCAACCAATCTGTGGCAGCGATAcaaa ttttttaattataCTTCGTATGTTATTGGAGGTTACATCTATTCGCTGCAGGATATTGAAAATGGGGTTTTGAGGGCTAATCGAAAGGGGGTGGGGCAGTTGAAGAGACCCTTCAAGAGAAACGATCCCAGAGCGAAAATTTCTCTCGTTCGACACGAACCGCGAATTCATTTCGCGCTTGTTTGCGGTGCGAAGAGTTGTCCTCCCATAAAAACATACAGTGCTGAA aaTATTGAGTCGGAGTTGCAGTTGGCTAGCGAGGCTTTTTTTGAAGGAGGTGGTTGCGTTATTGAcatgagaaaaaaagaa atcAGTTTGAGTGCCATTCTCAAGTGGTACAAAATCGACTTTGGAATCAATACGGAAGAG GTTCTCAAGTGGATTGCCGCTCACATGTCCGCTGGAACCACGCAGACCAACCTGCTTAAATGCATACAGGAAAAATCATACAAGGTCTCATATCAGCATTATAACTGGGACTTGAATTCATCCTAA
- the LOC136197292 gene encoding collagen triple helix repeat-containing protein 1-like: MISSPTILTLFAALILSFNTVESNSPTSDQGGAGACSGVPGAPGVPGTAGNNGLPGRDGLPGRDGLPGRVGEKGSDGMKGSKGEKGATGKTGPKGSLGPIGKTGPKGSLGPIGKTGPKGSLGPIGKTGPKGSLGPIGKTGPKGSLGPIGKMGPKGSLGPIGKTGMKGVKGENGNDHSINWKQCVWKREDDKDTGLIQECVFRKRHSSTALKVAYAAATRTYCPGISCCGRWYITFNGAECSGPMPIEGVVFTANNHGNPIRYRHLEGFCTNIPAGLIRIAVRVGNCQVYRSSDRYSGYKSNSRIMIEEYPQSQN; the protein is encoded by the exons ATGATTTCTAGTCCCACTATTCTCACGTTGTTTGCTGCCCTTATTCTGTCTTTCAATACTGTTGAGAGCAATTCCCCCACATCAGATCAG GGCGGTGCTGGAGCTTGTTCAGGAGTTCCAGGAGCTCCAGGAGTTCCTGGAACTGCAGGGAATAATGGATTGCCAGGAAGAGATGGATTGCCAGGAAGAGATGGATTGCCAGGCAGAGTTGGAGAGAAAGGAAGTGACGGAATGAAGGGTAGTAAAGGCGAAAAAGGAGCCACTGGAAAGACGGGGCCCAAAGGAAGTTTGGGACCAATTGGAAAGACGGGGCCCAAAGGAAGTTTGGGACCAATTGGAAAGACGGGGCCCAAAGGAAGTTTGGGACCAATTGGAAAGACGGGGCCCAAAGGAAGTTTGGGACCAATTGGAAAGACGGGGCCCAAAGGAAGTTTGGGACCAATTGGAAAGATGGGGCCCAAAGGAAGTTTGGGACCAATTGGAAAGACGGGAATGAAAGGAGtaaaaggagaaaatggCAATGATCATTCTATCAACTGGAAACAGTGCGTCtggaaaagagaagatgacAAAGATACAGGTCTCATACAG GAGTGTGTCTTCAGAAAACGTCATTCTTCTACAGCTCTCAAAGTAGCATACGCTGCCGCAACGAGAACCTATTGTCCTGGTATATCCTGCTGTGGACGTTGGTATATCACTTTCAATGGAGCAGAATGTTCGGGACCAATGCCAATTGAAGGAGTTGTGTTTACAGCAAATAACCATGGTAATCCTATTCGATATCGTCACTTGGAAGGTTTTTGCACAAACATTCCAGCCGGACTCATAAGGATAGCTGTTCGCGTTGGAAATTGTCAGGTCTACAGATCATCCGATCGTTATTCTGGATATAAATCCAACTCTCGGATCATGATTGAAGAATATCCCCAGTCACAAAACTAA
- the LOC136197556 gene encoding ATP synthase subunit g, mitochondrial-like, whose protein sequence is MAASKAAALGQRLAVSSQNIAKKSITIATPHLATFWKYARTDLAPPSPAKWNEIRRGFQDLVVAGLSGRFLDCTVKQATRNALVFAEVCCWFYVGEMIGRRSIIGYNV, encoded by the exons ATGGCAGCATCAAAGGCAGCAGCTCTCGGTCAAAGACTCGCCGTTTCGTCTCAAA ACATcgcaaagaaatcgatcaCAATCGCAACGCCTCACCTTGCAACGTTCTGGAAATACGCGCGCACGGACTTAGCACCGCCGAGCCCAGCCAAATGGAACGAAATAAGGCGAGGATTTCAAGATCTCGTCGTAGCCGGCCTTTCTGGCCGATTTCTCGACTGCACAGTGAAGCAGGCGACGCGAAACgcgctcgtcttcgccgaaGTGTGCTGTTGGTTCTACGTGGGCGAAATGATTGGACGTCGAAGCATAATTGGCTACAATGTGTAG
- the LOC136197284 gene encoding regulating synaptic membrane exocytosis protein 2-like: MEMAAYLPTQRPTVIPHLPPSAPASLDLRGLSANEIARIQQVLTRADRANRVVAERTNKLKAEFDVLKEQVEAARRRATEWKDQKRLCQICFQVDVGSTSVSHTCCLCRRKFCSRSNCGCRTKTSNKRGTPMEWTCALCYKEHQYMTLSGNWIVTNRRLSSETVSPISPRPNPIASRPIIDSSSSESLGTGCCGDSEMGPCGRILIQLGYIEAQSSFIFTIICAEGLHYSEAKDRKCAINPYAKAYLLPDRSERMKRKTATLHDTNNPVWKRAFKYENISLEELRSRSLEVSLWSHKKQKPMRLKKHLGQVAIDLSKVTLTNLPQCYPLSSDGTWSSPIRHYESPQRFAPQSPISARNSWSSVESSGCCSIDESVEKSSVFASPPPAETTPSIHRKKGLPLGKLGQIFSLREDDDVDRLVMEYKLRQQKCRRISEMEEVEQTLRQTTEHGSCSLGVPEKEAKTASLPRSSTLNIPGDGGSSRRSSVPILSPRARSASPAPNAGSRGRLSVDNPSSINPLRLSPRLRKSSRASETYSLSPSEDGSAGSSVSALHPSEGCGLGVGQLLRSAQIGVDNSGQIQLGFSLTNRRLEITIFSATDLVYKSDHLTFGQANPPYAKLYLLHDTKPVSGQKEQRTKWGDCIIHPRFDQTLTFKMSEIQNKILKVKVKYDTSKKAFKCKSNSHEIGQALIALDDLQLREEEEVRGWYRLFPSQN, encoded by the exons ATGGAAATGGCCGCCTATTTGCCGACGCAACGTCCCACTGTCATTCCCCATCTTCCCCCGTCCGCGCCAGCTTCGCTCGATTTGCGCGGTCTCTCGGCGAACGAAATCGCGCGAATTCAACAAGTCCTCACGCGAGCGGATCGCGCTAATCGAGTCGTTGCCGAACGAACAAA CAAACTGAAAGCGgaattcgacgtcttgaAAGAGCAAGTAGAGGCGGCCCGACGCCGCGCCACCGAGTGGAAGGACCAGAAGCGCCTGTGTCAAATATGCTTTCAAGTGGACGTCGGTTCGACGAGCGTCTCGCACACGTGCTGCCTGTGCCGAAGAAAGTTCTGCTCACGTTCAAATTGCGGATGTcgaacgaagacgagcaATAAAAGGGGCACGCCTATGGAG tGGACTTGCGCGCTCTGCTATAAGGAGCATCAGTACATGACGCTGTCCGGTAATTGGATTGTCACTAATAGACGATTGAGCAGCGAGACTGTGAGCCCCATTTCGCCGCGTCCGAACCCAATAGCATCACGCCCTATAattgattcgtcgtcgagtgaGAGTTTGGGAACTGGTTGCTGTGGAGACAGTGAGATGGGACCATGCGGTCGAATATTG ATTCAACTCGGATACATTGAAGCGCAGTCGAGCTTCATCTTCACGATTATCTGCGCCGAAGGACTTCACTACTCCGAAGCCAAGGATAGAAAGTGTGCAATCAATCCTTACGCGAAAGCCTATCTCCTTCCGGATCGAAG TGAAagaatgaagagaaagactgCGACGCTTCACGATACAAACAACCCCGTGTGGAAGCGTGCTTTCAAATACGAAAATATTAGCCTGGAAGAGCTCAGATCGCGTTCCCTGGAAGTCTCTTTGTGGAGCCATAAAAAACAGAAGCCCATGCGTCTAAAGAAACACCTTGGCCAG GTTGCAATTGATTTAAGCAAAGTTACTCTGACTAATTTGCCTCAGTGCTATCCTCTAAGCTCTGACGGCACATGGAGTTCTCCAATTCGACATTATGAATCTCCTCAACGTTTCGCTCCCCAATCTCCCATCTCGGCGAGAAATTCGTGGTCGTCGGTCGAGAGCTCGGGATGCTGTTCTATTGACGAGTCAGTGGAAAAATCGAGCGTTTTTGCCAGTCCGCCGCCGGCTGAGACTACTCCAAGCATTCATCGCAAGAAGGGATTGCCGCTGGGAAAACTGGGACAAATCTTCTCCTTGCgggaagacgatgacgtcgatcggcTCGTCATGGAGTACAAATTACGGCAGCAGAAATGTCGAAGAATTAGCGAGATGGAGGAAGTCGAACAGACCCTTAGACAGACAACAG AGCATGGTTCGTGTTCACTGGGGGTACCAGAGAAAGAGGCAAAGACGGCGTCTTTGCCAAGAAGTTCTACGTTAAATATTCCCGGCGATGGTGGCTCTTCGCGTCGCAGTAGCGTCCCTATTCTCAGTCCGCGCGCTCGCTCTGCTTCACCGGCGCCAAATGCTGGCTCACGG GGAAGGCTCTCAGTTGATAACCCGTCTAGTATAAATCCGCTGCGTTTGAGTCCAAGACTTCGAAAGAGTTCGAGAGCGAGCGAAACGTACAGCCTCAGTCCAAGCGAAGACGGAAGCGCCGG TTCGTCCGTATCGGCTCTTCATCCTTCTGAAGGATGCGGACTCGGAGTGGGTCAGCTCCTTCGTTCAGCTCAAATcg GTGTTGACAATAGCGGACAGATTCAATTGGGTTTCTCACTGACAAATCGCCGATTAGAAATAACAATTTTCTCAGCGACTGATCTCGTTTACAAGTCCGATCATCTTACCTTTGGCCAGGCAAATC CGCCGTATGCTAAACTATATCTTCTCCATGATACGAAGCCGGTATCGGGACAGAAGGAGCAGAGAACTAAGTGGGGCGATTGCATAATTCACCCGCGATTCGACCAAACGTTGACATTCAAAATGTCGGAAATTCAGAACAAAATTCTAAAA GTAAAAGTCAAGTATGAtacgtcaaaaaaagccTTCAAATGCAAAAGCAATTCCCACGAAATCGGCCAGGCTCTCATCGCCCTCGACGACCTACAACTacgcgaagaggaagaagtcaGAGGATGGTATCGGCTCTTTCCCTCGCAAAACTAA
- the LOC136197293 gene encoding N-acetyltransferase ESCO2-like isoform X1, translated as MASADSKTIPLYPIFTKTKRRRESFDDDLCKPILTKKKIQKRDKRPKKLEQLHLDLGQRDFGHTVCSFCGMVYARGKEEDMREHNKYHANVVNKFKYPVQVWKNERVVSEFEEGKIVKVIPDDGKKFWNKVCAIFEVISSQLGSATVPNTKDTQVFLYIKNKTVIGFLASKPLEEAHRIFFTGSTSSSIQCRSSIIRKSPQNFINLLSKETFPAQVGVTHIWVAEKHRKKRVATQMLDSLRTHFHPRSIIEKKKIAFSCPTPDGQQLLINYTGSTDFLVY; from the exons ATGGCGTCGGCGGACTCTAAAACGATCCCTCTCTACCCAATCTtcacgaaaacgaaacgccgacgcgagagcttcgacgacgatctctgCAAGCCAATTCTAACTAAGAAAAAGATCCAAAAACGCGACAAACGGCCCAAAAAACTAGAGCAATTGCACCTC GACTTGGGCCAACGCGACTTCGGTCATACGGTCTGTTCTTTCTGCGGAATGGTGTACGCTCGCggtaaagaagaagacatgCGAGAACACAATAAATATCACGCAAACGTCGTCAATAAATTCAAATATCCCGTACAA GTTTGGAAGAACGAACGGGTCGTAAGTGAATTCGAGGAgggaaaaattgtcaaggTCATTCCAGATGATGGAAAAAAGTTCTGGAATAAA gtTTGCGCTATTTTTGAAGTCATTAGTAGCCAATTAGGATCTGCTACTGTACCAAACACTAAAGATACTCAA gtttttctttatataAAGAACAAAACCGTTATTGGTTTCTTAGCAAGTAAACCACTGGAAGAG GCACATAGAATATTTTTCACTGGATCTACTTCCAGCTCTATTCAGTGCAGGTCGAGTATAATTAGGAAATCCCCCCAAAACTTCATAAATCTCCTTAGTAAGGAAACGTTTCCAGCCCAAGTGGGCGTTACCCATATATGGGTAGCAGAGAAacacagaaaaaaacgcgtggCAACCCAAATGCTCGATTCCTTACG TACTCATTTCCATCCGAGATCAAtaatcgaaaagaaaaaaattgccttCTCATGTCCAACCCCAGACGGGCAACAACTTTTAATAAACTATACTGGATCGACTGATTTCTTAGTCTACTAA
- the LOC136197293 gene encoding N-acetyltransferase ESCO2-like isoform X3 has protein sequence MASADSKTIPLYPIFTKTKRRRESFDDDLCKPILTKKKIQKRDKRPKKLEQLHLDLGQRDFGHTVCSFCGMVYARGKEEDMREHNKYHANVVNKFKYPVQVWKNERVVSEFEEGKIVKVIPDDGKKFWNKVCAIFEVISSQLGSATVPNTKDTQVFLYIKNKTVIGFLASKPLEEAHRIFFTGSTSSSIQCSKETFPAQVGVTHIWVAEKHRKKRVATQMLDSLRTHFHPRSIIEKKKIAFSCPTPDGQQLLINYTGSTDFLVY, from the exons ATGGCGTCGGCGGACTCTAAAACGATCCCTCTCTACCCAATCTtcacgaaaacgaaacgccgacgcgagagcttcgacgacgatctctgCAAGCCAATTCTAACTAAGAAAAAGATCCAAAAACGCGACAAACGGCCCAAAAAACTAGAGCAATTGCACCTC GACTTGGGCCAACGCGACTTCGGTCATACGGTCTGTTCTTTCTGCGGAATGGTGTACGCTCGCggtaaagaagaagacatgCGAGAACACAATAAATATCACGCAAACGTCGTCAATAAATTCAAATATCCCGTACAA GTTTGGAAGAACGAACGGGTCGTAAGTGAATTCGAGGAgggaaaaattgtcaaggTCATTCCAGATGATGGAAAAAAGTTCTGGAATAAA gtTTGCGCTATTTTTGAAGTCATTAGTAGCCAATTAGGATCTGCTACTGTACCAAACACTAAAGATACTCAA gtttttctttatataAAGAACAAAACCGTTATTGGTTTCTTAGCAAGTAAACCACTGGAAGAG GCACATAGAATATTTTTCACTGGATCTACTTCCAGCTCTATTCAGTGCAG TAAGGAAACGTTTCCAGCCCAAGTGGGCGTTACCCATATATGGGTAGCAGAGAAacacagaaaaaaacgcgtggCAACCCAAATGCTCGATTCCTTACG TACTCATTTCCATCCGAGATCAAtaatcgaaaagaaaaaaattgccttCTCATGTCCAACCCCAGACGGGCAACAACTTTTAATAAACTATACTGGATCGACTGATTTCTTAGTCTACTAA
- the LOC136197293 gene encoding N-acetyltransferase ESCO2-like isoform X2 — translation MASADSKTIPLYPIFTKTKRRRESFDDDLCKPILTKKKIQKRDKRPKKLEQLHLDLGQRDFGHTVCSFCGMVYARGKEEDMREHNKYHANVVNKFKYPVWKNERVVSEFEEGKIVKVIPDDGKKFWNKVCAIFEVISSQLGSATVPNTKDTQVFLYIKNKTVIGFLASKPLEEAHRIFFTGSTSSSIQCRSSIIRKSPQNFINLLSKETFPAQVGVTHIWVAEKHRKKRVATQMLDSLRTHFHPRSIIEKKKIAFSCPTPDGQQLLINYTGSTDFLVY, via the exons ATGGCGTCGGCGGACTCTAAAACGATCCCTCTCTACCCAATCTtcacgaaaacgaaacgccgacgcgagagcttcgacgacgatctctgCAAGCCAATTCTAACTAAGAAAAAGATCCAAAAACGCGACAAACGGCCCAAAAAACTAGAGCAATTGCACCTC GACTTGGGCCAACGCGACTTCGGTCATACGGTCTGTTCTTTCTGCGGAATGGTGTACGCTCGCggtaaagaagaagacatgCGAGAACACAATAAATATCACGCAAACGTCGTCAATAAATTCAAATATCCC GTTTGGAAGAACGAACGGGTCGTAAGTGAATTCGAGGAgggaaaaattgtcaaggTCATTCCAGATGATGGAAAAAAGTTCTGGAATAAA gtTTGCGCTATTTTTGAAGTCATTAGTAGCCAATTAGGATCTGCTACTGTACCAAACACTAAAGATACTCAA gtttttctttatataAAGAACAAAACCGTTATTGGTTTCTTAGCAAGTAAACCACTGGAAGAG GCACATAGAATATTTTTCACTGGATCTACTTCCAGCTCTATTCAGTGCAGGTCGAGTATAATTAGGAAATCCCCCCAAAACTTCATAAATCTCCTTAGTAAGGAAACGTTTCCAGCCCAAGTGGGCGTTACCCATATATGGGTAGCAGAGAAacacagaaaaaaacgcgtggCAACCCAAATGCTCGATTCCTTACG TACTCATTTCCATCCGAGATCAAtaatcgaaaagaaaaaaattgccttCTCATGTCCAACCCCAGACGGGCAACAACTTTTAATAAACTATACTGGATCGACTGATTTCTTAGTCTACTAA
- the LOC136197551 gene encoding DGAT1/2-independent enzyme synthesizing storage lipids-like → MYTIIVCLHVYKLRRRITDAYSHTIWDGARYTVAAFFDAQSRIWHDYQVFGLENIPDTGAALIVTYHGALALDMYYLISRIMMTKRRMVYSVVDRFLYKCGLRAFLDLTCCIAGTREKAVEVLKGGNLLCVAPGGVREALFSGPSYEIMWNKRSGFARVAMEANVPILPMFTKNIREVVRTFTPIGKGLLRKMYEKTRLPLVPLYGGLPVKLETYIGKPIISQCGETAEALALRVKEGVQALIDQYQIIPGSIPRALKERWISNHHHFNNNSNSLDVQ, encoded by the exons ATGTACACAATCATCGTGTGCCTGCACGTCTACAagcttcgccgtcgaataACGGACGCCTATTCGCACACAATATGGGACGGCGCTCGATACACGGTAGCCGCCTTTTTCGACGCTCAAAGTCGCATATGGCACG ATTACCAAGTATTTGGCTTGGAGAACATTCCAGATACGGGTGCAGCGCTAATTGTGACGTATCACGGCGCTCTAGCACTCGACATGTATTATTTGATATCACGCATTATGATGACAAAACGACGGATGGTCTATTCAGTCGTGGATCGATTCCTCTATAAATGcg GACTTAGAGCTTTTCTTGATCTTACTTGCTGTATTGCTGGTACGCGTGAAAAAGCCGTTGAAGTGCTAAAGGGTGGCAATTTGTTATGTGTGGCACCGGGTGGGGTTCGAGAGGCTCTCTTTTCTGGTCCCAGCTACGAGATTATGTGGAATAAGAGAAGCGGTTTTGCGCGGGTTGCCATGGAGGCAAACGTC CCAATATTGCCTATGTTTACTAAGAATATCCGCGAAGTGGTGCGAACGTTTACTCCCATAGGAAAAG GCCTGCTTAGAAAGATgtacgagaaaacgagactACCCTTAGTTCCTCTCTATGGAGGCCTCCCAGTAAAACTAGA AACCTATATCGGAAAGCCCATTATTTCTCAATGTGGCGAAACAGCAGAAGCACTTGCATTGCGC GTAAAGGAAGGCGTTCAAGCTCTAATTGATCAATACCAAATAATACCCGGAAGTATACCTCGTGCTCTGAAGGAACGTTGGATATCtaatcatcatcatttcaATAATAACAGCAATTCACTAGACGTgcaataa